DNA from Amycolatopsis sp. DSM 110486:
CGGGTGGCCCGAGCTGCCGAAACCGCCGCTGCTCGCCCGGCGCGGCGGGTGCTGGTTCCGCGTGCCCGGGGTCGGCGGGCCGGACGGGGAGCTGCACGTCGGCGTCGAACAAGACTTCCGGCCCGCGGGAAAGGCGCACCCGGCGTTCGTGGTCGACGTGGACGCCACGGCGGAGGCGGTGGCGGCCGCCGGGCACCGGGTGGTGTGGGCGGATCCGGCGGAGATCCCCGGACGGCGCCGGTTCCACACGTTCGACGCGGTGGGCAACCGTCTCGAGTTCCTGGAAGGCTGATGCAGAAAATCGTCGCGTTGGCCGGTGGCGTGGTGCTGGGCGCCGGCACTTACCTGACGCAGCTGACGCCGTTCGGCTGGACGACCAACTCGATCGCGACCTGGTCCGCGCTCGCCTTCCTCGTCGGCTGCGCCGGCGGGCGGCCGTCGTGGCGGGTCGCCACGGCGGCGGTGGGTTCGCTGCTGCTGGCGCTCGTGGTCTGGTACGGCGTGGCCCAAGCCGTGAACGGCCTGTATTCGGCGAGTGCGCTGGTCACCGCCGTCGTGTGGGCGGTCGGTGGGGTGCTCGCGGGGATCGTCTTCGGCCTCGGCGCGGCGTGGTGGCGGCCCGGCCGGACAGCCGGCCCGGCGCCGTCGGCCTCGCGCTGCTGGTCGCGCTCTTCGCGGTGGACGGGCTGTACCGGCTCGTGGTCCTCGGCTCGCCCGGCGCGGGCGTGACGATGCTGGTCGTGGCCGCGGTGCTGCTCGCCGTCCTCAGCCGACACTCGTGGCGGCCCGCCGCGGCCACCCTGCCGCTCGTGGCCCTCGGCACCGGCGGTTACGCCTTGCTGGGCTTGGTGTTCGGCGGCGGTTCGTAGAACTTCAGGAACATCGCCACCCCGGACTCGATCACGTCTGGCGAACCGGGCTGCACGCACAGCGCGTACAGCTGGCTCACCGCCGCGGCCGGGTCGGGAATCCGGATGCCCGGCAACGCGCGCACCGCGGTTTCGAGCACCCGCCGCAGCTCCGCCGGCACGCGACCGAGCCACGCCGCGGTGTCGTCGGGGAACCGCTTTGCCTCCGCCTCCAGCACGGAGTGCAGGTTGACCATCGCGGGTGACGTCAGCACGTCGACGCACGCTTCGCACAGCGCGCGCAGATCGAACTCGCCCGACGACAGCTTGCGCGCCGCCGCGACTGCCTCGTCGAGCTGCTCGGTGATCACCGTGCGGAACAGGGCTTCCTTGCTCGTGAAATGGCTGTAGATGGTCACTTTCGACACGCCGGCGCGCTCGGCGATCTCGTCGAGGCTCACGCGGAACCCGTGCTCGGCGAACGCCGCGAAGGCCGCGCGCACCACGGCGTCGCGCTTGCCCTGCTGCGGCGCCGGTTCGGCCACGACGCCCCGGCGTCCGGCGGTGCCGAACGCGAGCGCGGACATCAGCTCCACCGCGACGTCGTCGCTCAGCCCGCCGCGCGGCACCAGTGAGCGCCAGGTGCTGAAGTCCAGCGCGTGCCGAGCCGTCGCACGAGCCGGCTGGTCTTCACCCGCGATGTGCGCGATGTCCTCGAGCAGCGCCCGGTACTCCTCCAGTGAGCGCTCGACGACCGGCATGAACCCGGCGTCGCGGGTCAGGTTCGCGAGCATGTCGGCTGTTTCGCCGTAGTACGCGTACACGGCGCTGAGGGCTTCCTCGAACCGGCACTGCGGTTCATCGACCTGGCGCCACCGTGCGGGGTCGGGCAGCGGGTGCAGCGACCAGAAGTGCTCGGAGCACGCTGCGAAGAGCTCGTCCTCGGTGGGGAAGTGGCGGTACAGCGTGTTTCGCCGGACGCCGGCGAGCTCGGCGACGGCGGAGATCGTGGTGCGGGCCGGGCCCAGGCTGCCGTGCAGCTGCATCGCGGCCTCGGCGATGCGCGTGCGGGTAACCAGCACGTCGTCGGCGCGCTTGCCGAGGTCGTAGTTGCGCGACCGCACTACCTGAGACATCGCTGTTAGTCCAAATCCTTGACTATACCCGCCGGTCCCGGCTAGGTTCCGTATTCACTATACGCAGGTGATCCGCGAAATCCGGGACGAGGAGCTGGTCATGGGCGCTGTCGGACGGAAACACGCGATGCTCAACGAGCTGGGCCCGGACGCGCCCGGCGAGCGCACGCCGTACGCCGCCTACGTCCGCAACGAGGAGCTGCACACCCTCCAGGACCTGGTCAGCGACAGTCCGGCCGAGCCCGCGTTCCTGGTGAACGCGCAGGTCATGGAGCTGTACTTCGGTCTCGTCGTCCACGAGCTGCGCACCGCCCAGGTCGAGCTGCGCGCCGACGACCTCACCCGCACGCTGGCCACCCTCCGCCGCGCCGCCGCTCACCTGCGCGCGTTGAGCGGGATGTGGGACTCGCTCGCCTGGCTGACGCCGGCCGACCTCCTGCCCGTGCTGCGCGGCCTCGCCGAACGCCACGGCAAGGACAGCGCCCTGCAGTCGTGGATGTACCGCCGGCTGGTCTTCCTGCTGGGCCTCAAGACGCGCGACGACCTCACACCGTTCGACGCCACGCCCACCCGTCAACACCAGCTGCGGGCCGCGCTCAGTGAGCCCAGCCTGTACGACGACGTGCTGGCTTACCTCGTCCGCCGCGGCCATCCCGTGCCGGATGAGCAGCGCGACTTCGCCGAGCCGTATGTCCCCGACGCGGCCGTCGTCGAGGTCTGGCGCGAGGTCTACGAGAAACCTCGCGGCGACCTGTTCGCGCTGGGTGAGGCCCTGGCGGACGTCGCCGAGCAGTTCACGAACTGGAAGTACCGGCACCTCATGTCCGTGCGCCGGACGTTCGGCGACCGCGCCGCGTACCACGGCGAACCCGGCGTGACGTGGTTGTCGCCGACGCTGGACGAGCTGCCGTTCCCGGAGCTCTGGACGGCCCGGGCGGCCGTCGGATGACCTCAGCCCATCAACCGGATCGGCTCACCGGCCTGGAACGCGGCGATGTCCTCCACGGCGTCGCGGTAGAACGTCGTATACAGCTCCTTCGCGACGTATCCGATGTGCGGCGTGAGGATCGCGTTGTCGAGGCCGCGCAGCGGGTGGTCGGCGGGCAGCGGCTCGAGGTCGAACACGTCGAGCGCGGCGGCCGCGATCACCTTGCGGCGCAACGCGTCGAGCAGTGCAGCCTCGTCGACGATCGGGCCGCGCGAGGTGTTCACCAGCAGCGCGGACGGCTTCATCCGCGCCAGTTCGCCGGCGCCGATGAGGCCGCGCGTCTGCCGCGAGAGCACCACGTGGATCGACAGGACGTCAGCCCGTTCGAGCAGCTCCTCCCTGGTCACGGCCGTGGCGCCGTGAGCCGTGGCGCGCTCCGGCGTGAGGCTGCGGCTCCAGGCGAGGATCTTCATGCCGAACGCCTGGCCGATGCGTGCGACGGCCGACCCGACGTCGCCGAGCCCGAGTACGCCGAGCGTCTTGCCCTGCAGCGTCGTGCCGACGCCGACCTGCCAGCCGCCCTCGCGCGTCGAGCGGAACTCGGCGGGGAGGTTGCGCGCGGCGGCGAGGATCAACGCCCAGGTCAGCTCCACCGTCGAACGCCCGTCGTAGCCGGTGCCGGACACGGCCGCGCCGTTGCGCTCTGCCGCCGCGAGATCGATGGCGGCGTTGCGCAGACCGGTGCTGACCAGCAGTTTCAGGTCCGGCAGGCGGTCGAGCACCTCGGCGGGGAACCGGGTCCGCTCGCGCATCGCGACCACGACGTCGAAGCCGGCCAGGCCGGCCACCACCTCGTCCGGTCCGGTGAACGGCCGGGTGAAGACCCGCACTTCTGCGCCGAGGGAGTCCCAGTCGGCGAAGGTCAGCGCGACCTGCTGGTAGTCGTCGAGGATCGCGATCTTCATCGGGCTCTCCTTCATCGGGTGCGGCGCGCAGGGGGCGTAGCGCTGAGCCTAGATCGACTGTACGGTGCAGTACATGCCCGACGGGATGAGTCCCCTCACACCGGGCGGAGCACCTCCTCCGCCCTCGTCCGCGACCGCCCTGCTGGCCGCCTTCCGTGCCGGTCACCTGTCCCCCGTGGAGGTGGTCGAAACACTCGCTCGCCGCGCGGCGGAGTGGGAACCGAGCCTGAACGCCTTGACCACGGCGAACTTCGAGGCCGCGGCACGCCATGCCGCAGGCGCCGAACTGCGGTGGTCCGACGGCACCGCGCGGCCGCTCGAAGGCGTCCCCGTGCTCGTCAAGGACCTGATCGACACCGAAGGCCTGCGCACCACATACGGATCAGCGATGTTCGCCGACCACGTGCCCACCGCCGACGCCGAGGTGGTGGCGGCCATTCGCCGCGCCGGGGCGATCGTGCTGGGCAAGACGGCCACGCACGAGTTCGCGTGGGGCCTCACCACCGACAACCCGCACTTTGGCCCGACCCGCAACCCGTGGGACCCCTCGCGCACGCCGGGTGGTTCGAGCGGCGGCTCGGCGGCGGCGCTCGCGGCCGGGTACGCGCCGCTCGCGCTCGGCACGGACACCGCGGGGTCGGTCCGGCTGCCGTCGGCGTTCTGCGGGCTGACAGGTCTTCGGCCGACGTTCGGCGCGGTCCCGGTCACCGGCGTCCGGCCGCTGGCACCTTCGGCCGACGTGGTGGGCCCGATGGCGCGGACGGTCGAGGACCTCCGTCTGTTGTGGACGGTCATCGGCCCGGCATCGCCACCGAACACCACGACGGTGCGCGTTGGACTGCTGCCGGCCGACCCCACCACCGAGGCCGCGCAGGTGTGCACCACCATCGCGGACCTGCTGGCGAACGCCGGATTGCCCGTCGTCGAGCTTGACGCCGCTACGCTCCCCGCCGCGAACCCGTTGCTGGGCACGACGATCCTGGCCGAAGGCCGCCGCGGCCACCTGCGGGAGGGCCTCTGGCCGGACCGCGCCGACGAGTACGGCGCCGACGTCCGCGCGAGGCTCGAACTGGCCGACGCGGCCGACCCCGCCGATTACCTCGACGCCCAAGAGGGCCGTGCATACGTGCGCGCCACCTGGGCCGAGCTGTTCACCCGCGTCGACGTGCTCCTCTCGCCCGCCGTCCCCATCGCGCCGCCACCGATCGACGCCATCCCGCCCGACTTCCGCGCCATCATCCTCCCGGGAATTGCCGCGCAAAGCCTCGCCGGACTACCCGCCCTCGTCGTCCGCGGCGGTTTCGATCCCGCCGGACTACCCATCGGCATCCAGCTCACCGCCGCGCCGTGGCGCGAAGAACTGCTGCTGGACACCGGCGAGCTCGTGCAACGGCTGACCGGGCCCGTGCAGCACCGGTGGCCGGAAAACGTGAACACCACAGAAAAGGAGAGCCTGAATGTCGTACCTCAACGGTAGCCACCACATCACGATGTCGGTGGCCGGCGCGCAGGAGGACGTCGACTTCCACGTGAACGTCCTCGGCCTCCGCCTGATCAAGCGGACCGTGCTGTTCGACGGCAAGATCCCGATCTACCACCTCTACTACAGCAACGCCGACGGCGACCCGAGCGCCGTGCTCACCACGTTCCCCTTCGGGCAGGCCGGGATCAACGGCCGTCGCGGCACCAACCAGGCGCGCGAGGTGCTGCTCGCCGTCCCGTCGGGTTCGCTGAACTTCTGGGCCGACCGGCTCAAGGACCGCGCGGCCGACGTGCACGACGCGACCGTGTTCGACCGCCGCCGCGTGCTGTTCCGCCACCCGTGCGGCATCGAGTACCAACTCGTGGAGGTCGACGACGACCCGCGGCGCGGCTTCACCGGAGGGGGAGTGCCGCAGGAGTACGCCATCCACGGCATTTACGGCGTCGGTGTGCACGTGACCGGCCCGGACACCGCCGTCGAGTTCGCCGCCAACCACCTCGGCGCGCGGGAGGGCCTGGCCGAGGGCGACCGGTTCGCGCTGGAGGCGGGCCGATCCGGGCTCGGCGGCGCGGTCGAGCTCGTGGTCAACCGCACCGACGGTCCCGGCACGTGGATCTACGGCGCCGGCACCATCCACCACTTCGCGTGGAACGCCGACAACCTCAAGAACCAGGACGAGCTGAAGTTCGAGATCGAGGGCGCCGGCTACACGGACCTGTCGGAACTGCGGGACCGCAAGTACTTCAAGTCGATTTACGTCCGGTCGCCGGGTGGCGCGCTGTTCGAGCTCGCCGTGACGCACAACGAGGGCGGCTGGGACTGCGACGAGTCACCGCAGGAGCTCGGTAAGCGCTTCCAGCTGCCGGAGCAGTTCGAGTCCCGCCGCGACGAGATCCTCGGCCGGCTGGAACCGATCGACAGCTGAGCGCGTGGGGCCGGGCCCGAGCCCGGCCCCGTGGCGCTCACTCGTGGTGGCGGGTCGCGGCCTCGTCGACCTCACGCCAGATGGCGGGCGCGGTCGGCCTGCGGATCTCCTCCAGCACGTGGCCGACGAGGCCGACGGCCCGCGCCATCACGCCGATGCCGCGCGCGGCCCGCCAGTCGATGCCCAGCCGCGACGCGATGGCGCCGATCGCGCCGGTGACGTTGACCGGGAGCTCCTTGCCCAGCGCGAGTCCCGCCTGGCGCGCGACTTCCCGGATCAACGCGACCTCCGGCCCGGTGAGGCCGGCCTCGTCGAGCAGCGTGAACAGCCGTTCCGCCCGCGGGTCGAGCGGCTTGTGGATGGGGTGGCCGATGCCGGGGATGAGCGTCTTCGCGGCGACGAACCGTTCGACGATCACGCCCGCCTCCGCGGCGAGGTCGCCTTCGAGGTCCGCTTCCTGAACGTACCGCGCGGCCCCTTCGATGGACCCGACGAACGTCGTCCCGAGTCCGAGCAGCCCGGCCGCGACGGCGCTCTGCAAGGAATCCGGCGCGCCGTAGTGCGTCAGCCGCGAAGCGATCGCGCTCGGGGTCATGCCGTGTTCGACCAGGCTGACGGTGAGCGCGTTGAACACGGTGGACTCACCCGGCGTCGGCAGGCGGCCCGTCAGCTCCAGGAACCCCATGTCGCCCAGGTCGACCTTGCCCACGAGATCGTCGACCAGGTCGTGGCCGAACACCGTGATGCTCTTCGACGTGCTCCAGCTGATGTCGGAGCGGAACTCCGGTGAATCACCCAACATGCGTGTTCCTTCCTTCGACGCTCAGGCTTGCTTCTCGAGCTCGCCGCGGACGACCTTCCCGGACGCGTTGCGCGGCAACGTCTCCGGCGCCACGAACCGGATCTCGCGTGGCCGCTTGTACTTCGCCAGCCGCTCGCCGCACAACTCGATCAGGTCTTCGGCGGACACGGCCGCCTCGGCGGCGCGCGCCACGAACGCGACCGGCACCTCACCCCACGTCGGGTCGGCGCGGCGGACGACAACGGCTTCGAGCACTTCGGGGTGGCGCAGCAGGGCGCGCTCGATCTCGGCGGGGTAGATGTTCTCGCCGCCGCTCTTGATCAGGTACTTCGCGCGGTCGACGAAATCGAGCGTGCCGTCGGGGTTGCGCACGAAGACGTCGCCGAGGTGGAACCAGCCGCCGCGGAAGTCGTGCGCGGTGGTGGCCGGGTCGTTCCAGTAGCCGCTGAACACCGTGGGCCCGCGCATGCAGATCTCACCGGGTTCGCCGTCGGCGACGTCTTGGTCGTCCGGGTCGACGAGCCGGATTTCGCAGTAGCCGCTCTGCACTTTGGACAGTGACCGCGGCTCGACACCGACGGCAAGGGCATCGCCCGAACACGGCGGGCACCCGGTTTCGGTGGTGCCGAAGGTGTTCGCGAACGGCGCGTCGAGCCGCGCGGTGATCTCGGCGATCTCGTCCGGCCCGATGAGGTCCGGCATCACCCCGCACAGGCGCACCCCGGCGGGCGTGATCTGCTTGTCCCGCAAGACGTCCGCGAAGCGCCGGACAGTGCCGGGCATGAGCAGTAGCCACCCGAGCCGTTCGGTGGCCACGACGTGGGCGAGCTCGGCCGCGTCGAAACCGTCGACGACCACGACCTTGCCGCCGCTGATGAGCGTGCTCACCGAGTTGTCGAACGCGCCCATGTGGCTCAGCGGCGACCAGGCGACGAACGCGTCGTCACCCGCGAGCCGGTACTCCGCACGCGTCGCGGAGCTGCGTGCGATCTCGGCGCGGTGGCTGATGGCCGCGCCCTTCGGCACGCCGGTGGTGCCGCTGGTGTAGATGATGATCAGGACGTCTTCCGGCCGCGCGGCAGACGGTCCGGCCCACGGGGTCGTCGCCGCGAGCTCCGCTTCGAAGGCCTCGCCGAGCAGCAGCCGCGGCCGGGAACCCAGTGGTGCGGCGAACTTCTCGTCGGCTCGCGGCGACGTCACCAGCACCGTGGGTTCGACGAGGTCGAGGCAGGCCACGAGTTCGTCCGCGCCCGCCCGCAGGCCGGGGCACGCGACGATCGCGCCCAGCAGCGCCACGGCGAGCGTGATCTCCAGGTACTCGGTGCGGTTCTCCGAAACCAGTGCCACCCGGTCGCCGCGCCGCACGCCCCGGCTCGCCAGCAGCGCGGCGATCCGGCGGCTGCGCTCGGCCAGCTCCCCGTAGGTCACCTGCCGCTCGCCGGACCGCAGCGCGACGCGGCCGGGGTGCGTCCGGGCGCGGTCTTCGAAGAGCGTGCCCACTGTGCTGCCGGCGGCGTCGAGCACAAGGTTTCCCGTTGTCATACGCGGTTCCCGTTCAGATCAGGGCCGAACCGGCGCGGCCGGACTCGGTGACGACGTCTTCGGCCGCGTGGTGCGGGCGCACCAGCAGCACTCCGCCGATGCCGATCAAGCTCGTCAGCGTCATCCAGCCGGCGATCGCCCAAGGGCTGCCGTGGAGCCAGCCCAGCAACGCCGTGGCGATCAGCGGCGCGAGGCCACCGCCCACCACGGTGCCGCCTTCGCGGCCGACGGAGATGGCGCTGTAGCGGCTGCGCGTGCTGAACAGCCCGGCGAAGTAGCCGGCCTGGATGGCGTCGGTCGCCGCTCCGGCACCGGCGATCCCGACCGTGACGGCGATGATCACCGGCGCGACGCCCTTGCTGTCCACGAGCAGGAAGAACGGGAATGCGAACACAGCCTGGAAGAGCAGGCTGACGATCATCACGCGGCCGAAGCCGAAGCGATCGCCGAGGTGGCCGTATACCGGGCAGAGCACGCACGCGACGGCGGCGCCGATGACCGTCGCCCACAGGATCTGTGATTTGCCGAGGCCGAGTTGCTTGGTCGCGTAGGTGAGGATGAAGACGGAGACGATGTTGAACGTGGCGTTCTGGCCGACCCGCATGAGGAAGATCGCGAGCATGTTGCGTGGCTGCTTGAACGCTTTGACCAGCGGCGCGCGCTCCTGCTCGCCGGCCTGCTTGATGCGGGCGAACTCACGCGTCTCCGGCAGGCCCTTGCGCACCCACAGGCCCACGCCGACGAGGATGACGCTGAGCAGGAACGGGATGCGCCAGGCCCACGACAGCAGCTGTTCGTTGTTCACCAGCGCGCCGATCACGACGTAGACGACCGACGCGAAGATCAGCCCCACGAACACCGCGCTGGACAGGAACCCGCCCCAGAACCCGGGCCGGCTGCTGCCGTTCTCCTTGGTCAGCAGCGCGGCGCCGCCCCACTCGCCGCCGGTACCGATGCCCTGCACGATCCGCAGCACCACCAGCAGGATCGGGGCCAGCGCGCCGATCTGCCCGTACGTGGGCAGCAGGCCGACGGCCAGCGTTGCCAGACCCATGGCCAGCAGCGTGATGACCAGCGCGTTCTTGCGCCCGATGCGGTCGCCGACGTGCCCGAAGATCGCCCCGCCGAGTGGCCGGGCGACGAACCCGGTGGCGAAGGTGGCGAAGGACAGCAGCGAACCGTTGAGCGAGCTGGCGGACGGGAAGAACAGGCTCGGGAAGATCAACGCGGAAGCCGTGCCGTAGAGGAAGAAGTCGTACCACTCGACCACGGTGCCGAACGTCGCGGCGATGGTCGCCCGTCTGGTCAGGTGTGCCGATTGTTCATTGGTTCGCACGCCGAGCCTCCTCGTTGAGCCGGAGCAGTGCTAAAGTTTCGCCTAGCGAATATTTTTCCGCTAGGCGGTAAACGGAGATTAGGAAGGGCAGCGCGACGATGTCAAGCGCGGACAAGGAACAGTTCGTCACCTCGCTGGCCAGGGGATTGACCGTATTGCGGGCGTTCGGGCCCGATCAGCCCGAAATGTCCCTGAGCCAGGTCGCCGCCGCGACAGGCCTCAGCCCGGCCGCCGCGCGCCGCTTCCTGCTCACCCTCGTGGAGCTCGGCTACCTCGCGCAGGTCGACAAGCGGTTCGTCCTCACTCCGCGCGTGCTGGAACTCTCGGCGGGCTACACGCGCGCGATGAACCTGAGCAGCCTGGCGCAGCCGCTGCTTCAACGCGTCCGCGACGAAACCGGCGACAGCGTTTCTTTGACGGCTCTGGCGGGCACGGACATCCTCCACGTCTGCCACGTGCAGACAGACCGGTTGATGCGCTTCGCGATTACGCCCGGGGCTCGGGTGCCGGCTTACGTCAGCGCTTCCGGTCGCGCGATCCTGGCGCACGAGCGTCCGGCTGTGGTCGATGCCTTTTTCGCCGCTGCCACGCTCGCCCCCCGGACGGCCTCCACGATCACCTCTGCCGAGTCGCTGCGTGGTTCGCTGGCCCAAGCCCGCCAGGACGGCTACGCGGTGGTCGTCGACGAGCTCGACGTCGGCATCACCGCTCTGGGCTGCCCGGTGTTCGGCGGCACGGTGGTCGCGGGCGTCAGTTGCTCGACGGTGTCGGGCTACCTGCCAGTGGACGAGTTCGTGGCCACGCGGCTGCCTTTGCTGAAAGAGCTCGCTTCGCGGCTGGGGGAAGCATTCGAGCGTTTTCCGGCGTTGCTGCACTCATTCGAAATGCAGTGAGCCTGGCGCGAAAAGGTTGTGTCCGAACCGCTGTTTCCCCTGCCTGGCTCAGAACTTTCGTCGGTCGTTGTTGACGACCGGTTCAGACCTAGTACTTTTGGCTACGCGAACCCGCCGAATGGTGTAGGCCATCTCGGGGGTCTTCGAGTGACGCCCGTTTCGGGGCCTGAGTCCGTCCTAAGGTGATCTTGCTTGTCGATCTTGATCCCGGGTCTTTTCTCAGGAGGGGAACACCTGTGCCAAAACTTCCACGCACGCTCAGCAGAACTCTGGCCGCGGCGGGCACGCTGTGCGCGCTCACGGTGGCCACGGCCGTGCCGGCGTTCGCGGCCGAGCCGGCGCCGTCGACGGTCGAGCAGGACGTGACGCAGCTGTACCAGAACGTCGTGGACCTGTACAACGGCATTCCCGCGAGCGCGCGGGCCGGCGTCGACGCGTTGATCGACTCGCCGATCGACCACATCGGCCAGAAGCAGGGCAACGCGAAGCAGAAGCCGGCCGCGGACTGCACCGAGGGCGCGCTGCTCACGTATGCGAACCAGCTCGCCTCGCAGCTCACGCCGGTCGAGGGGCAGGCCTTCGACGCGCTTTCCGCGCTCGGCCAGCTCTACGCGCAGGGTGTCGCCACCGACAAGCAGCCGCAGGTGTTCGGCACCGACGGGCAGTACACGTCGCGCGCCACCTCGGCCATCTCGAAGTTGCGCGGGTTCTGGGACATCGAGAGCTGGAACGTGCAGCTCGTCGCGTGGAAGGGCACCGACCTCGGCAGCCCGGCGAAGATGGCGCAGACCTTCGGCCTCGGCCTCGCGCCGGCGCGCGTGAAGGACGCGGCCGCGCTCGCCAACAAGGTGCTCTTCGAGCTCCCGGTGCTGCAGGGCGGGCGCAACCCGCTGCTCACGCTCAACGCGTTCTCCGCGCCCGCCGACAGCTTCGGCGGCAAGCGCGTGATGCTCGGTGACGGCATCCTCGACACCACCAACCTGCTCGGCTTCGACGACGTCGCGGTGGAAGCCGTGCTGGGCCACGAATACGGCCACCAGGTCGACTTCGCCCACGACAACTTCCCGCGCAACGAGTCCGGCGAGATGGGCCCCGACGCGTACGGCGGCTACTTCGTCGCCCACGCCAAGGGTGAGGCGTGGGACGCCCGCACCCAGCAGGAAGTGACCTACCTCAACGCTTCCATCGGCGACTGCCAGCACAGCCACGGCACCCCCGACCAGCGCAAGGCCGCCGGCGCGTGGGGCGAGAAGCAGGCCACCGGCCAGGGCAACCCGAACAAGATCGTCCCCTCCGCGACGATGATCACCAAGTTCCAGAAGGAATACCCGAAGCTCGTCCCGCCGGCCACCGACCAGTCCCAGCTGGCCGCGGCGCACAGCTGATTTCCTGACCCAGCGGGCCGCCTCCGTCAGCGGGGGCGGCCCGCCACGGCATAACGCAGGTGCGTGACGTCCCGATCGGTCAACTGCCGGACCTGCCGCAGCTCGACGCGCGTGTCGTCGAACAGCCGTCGCCCACCGCCCAGCAACACCGGCACGAGGTGGATCTCCAGCTCGTCCAGCAAACCCGCGCGCAGCAACGCCTGCGCCGCACCCGCGCCGTGCACCAGCACCGCGCGCCCACCCGCGGCGGCTCGCGCCTCGGCAACGCACTCGCCGACGTCGGTGAAGAACCGCGCGCTGCCGGGCGGCCGGTCGTCCGGATCGACGTGGTGCGTCAGGACGTTGATCGCCACGCCGTCGTGGTGGTCGCCCTGCCACCGTCCGGCCAGCTCGAACGTCCGCCGCCCCGAGATCACCGCGCCGGTCGCCATGGCCTCGCGGAAGATCCGGCCACTGGGGCCGTCTCCGTGGCGGTCGTCGAGCCAGTTGAACAGCCTCCCGCCGCCCTTTCCGAGCTCCTGCCCGGCCCGATCGTCGGGCCCGGTGATGAACCCGTCGAGTGACATCGACATGTAGAGCCTGATGGGACCGTTCGTGTCGTGCGCCATGTGTTTCCTCCTCGCATCGGTCACGGGTACGTCGAACGGCGTTCCCCGAAATCGACACGCGTCCTGATTCAGCTCCCACACAGCTGAATACCAGCAAAATTCTGCGTTGGACTCGCTGACCCGGCCAGGCGAATACTCGACGGCATGGACACCGAGACCACGGACCTCGTCCGCCTGTTGCGGCGCTTCGGCGTGCGCGCGCTGGCGTTGGCGGCGGTCGCGGCGCTCGTGGGCTACACGACGGTGGCCATGGCGCTCGCGCTCGTGGGGTGTGGGCTGCTGTTCGCGAGGCCCAAGGTCAGGAGAGCAGGTGCGCCAGAAGGGCCCGCGCGGCCGGGTTCGCCGGAGCCGGACCCCGGCCCGCCAGGTGGATCGCGCGGCTGAACGTGGGTTGCTCGATCCGCGCGAACGGCAGGCCGGACCGCTCGGCCACCGGCTCCGGCACGATGCTGACGCCCAGCCCGGCGGCGATGAGCTCCACCAGCAGCGGCATGTGCGTGGCCTCGCAGACGCGGTTCTGCCGCAGCCCCGCGTCGGCGAAGCGGCGCGCGACCATGGCCTGGATCCCGCTGCCGCTGAAGTCCAGGAATGGTTCGTCGTCGAGCTCCGCGAGGCGGACGCGGCGGCGCCGGCCCAGTCGGTGGCCCGGGTGGCACAGCAGCACCAGGTGCTGGCTCCACTGCGCGAAACTGCTCAGCTCGTCGGTCAACGGTTCCTCGCCCGCGAGGAACGACAGGTCCAGCTCACCGCTGGCGACCGCCGCCGCCAGATCGGGCACCAAACCCTCGCGCACGTGGATGCGCACGCCCGGGTACCGCGTGCGGAACACGCCGAGCTTGGCCGGCAGGTCCACGACCGTCAGCGTCTGGATGGTCCCGATCGACACGCGCCCGCTCGCGAGCCCCGCG
Protein-coding regions in this window:
- a CDS encoding LysR family transcriptional regulator, translated to MELRQVEHFLAVVRCGSFTAAAQEVHVVQSALSASIRKLEGELGTPLFERTTRRVALTEAGRALVPAAHRIVADVVAARGEVAAVAGLASGRVSIGTIQTLTVVDLPAKLGVFRTRYPGVRIHVREGLVPDLAAAVASGELDLSFLAGEEPLTDELSSFAQWSQHLVLLCHPGHRLGRRRRVRLAELDDEPFLDFSGSGIQAMVARRFADAGLRQNRVCEATHMPLLVELIAAGLGVSIVPEPVAERSGLPFARIEQPTFSRAIHLAGRGPAPANPAARALLAHLLS